The Benincasa hispida cultivar B227 chromosome 9, ASM972705v1, whole genome shotgun sequence genome has a segment encoding these proteins:
- the LOC120085459 gene encoding RING-H2 finger protein ATL60-like, translating into MEEHASTINRPFGGSFAMELTGKIMLAAILILCLVIAFVLILQLYSRWFLSHIHQSSPDSAANHESPVSSTLHKGLDSALLQSIPVVVFSPADFEEGLECAVCLSELSEGEKARLLPICNHGFHVDCIDMWFKSNSTCPLCRNPVIPTESNSEHNLESGSSMESPIFPTNVLFWGNQMQVSSRGICLEESQISSSSANTRADGNGMVVIDIPNEPSTSGAGGCFADEETGSVVTNRLRTLKRLLSRERRIGNNLTSSDLEQVGIVQS; encoded by the coding sequence ATGGAAGAGCACGCATCCACAATCAACCGCCCATTTGGGGGTTCATTTGCCATGGAACTCACCGGCAAAATCATGCTCGCCGCCATTTTAATCCTCTGTTTAGTCATTGCCTTCGTTCTCATTCTCCAGCTTTACTCCCGCTGGTTCTTATCTCACATTCACCAATCCTCGCCGGATTCCGCCGCCAATCACGAATCCCCTGTTTCTTCTACATTACATAAAGGGCTTGATTCCGCCCTGCTGCAGTCCATTCCGGTCGTGGTGTTCTCGCCGGCGGATTTCGAAGAGGGATTAGAATGTGCTGTTTGTTTGTCGGAGTTAAGTGAGGGTGAGAAAGCTCGGTTGCTTCCGATCTGCAACCATGGCTTCCATGTGGACTGTATTGATATGTGGTTCAAATCCAATTCCACTTGCCCTCTTTGTAGAAACCCAGTGATCCCCACGGAATCCAATTCTGAACATAATTTGGAATCTGGGTCTTCAATGGAGTCTCCAATTTTTCCTACAAATGTTCTGTTTTGGGGGAATCAAATGCAGGTCAGTTCAAGAGGGATTTGTTTGGAAGAAtctcaaatttcttcttcttcagcaaATACAAGGgcagatggaaatggaatggtGGTAATTGACATTCCCAACGAGCCCTCTACATCCGGCGCCGGCGGCTGTTTCGCCGATGAAGAAACGGGATCGGTTGTGACAAACAGATTGAGAACGTTGAAAAGGCTTTTAAGCAGAGAGAGAAGAATTGGCAACAATCTCACTTCTTCAGATCTTGAACAAGTAGGGATAGTGCAGAGTTAg